In the Desulfovibrio legallii genome, CGTGGCCTGCTACCGGGCCGCGGACCTGCTGCGGGCCTGGCTGGCCCTGGATCTGCACGTTTCCGCAACGCTCACCCCCGGCGCGCGGCAGTTTGTCGCGCCGCTGCTCTTTGCCTCTCTGGGGGCCGCGCCCGTGTATGAGGACATGTTCACCCCCGGACAAGAAGTCTTCGCCCATCTGGAGCCGGGCCAGCACGCTCACGCCATGGTGGTGGCCCCGGCTTCGGCCGACGCGCTCGCCCGCCTGGCCCACGGCGCGGCAGGCGACATGCTGGCCGCCCAGGCCCTGGCCTTTGACGGGCCGCTGGTCCTGGCCCCGGCCATGAACCCGCGCATGTGGGCGCACCCCGCCACCCAGGCCAACGCAGCCCTGCTGCGGGAGCGCGGGGCGCACCTGGTGCGGCCCGACTGCGGCGGCACGGCCTGCGGCGATCAGGGCGAAGGCCGCCTCGCCCCCTTGGCGGACATTTTTCTGGCCGGGCTGCGCGCCCTGGCCCCGCAGGACATGGCGGGCAAAAAAGTGCTGGTCACCCTGGGCCCCACCCGTGAAGCCTGGGACGGCGTGCGCTACTGGTCCAACCCCTCCACCGGGCTCATGGGCGCGGCCCTGGCCGTGTGCGCCTGGCTGCGCGGGGCCGCGGTCACGGCTCTCTGCGGGCCGGGCGTGGACTACGCCCTGCCGCGCGAGCTGACCCGGCGCAACGTAACCAGCGCGCGCGAAATGCACGCCGCAGCCGTGGAGCTGTGGCCGGGCATGGATCTGGGCATGTTCACCGCCGCCGTGGCGGATTTCTCCCCCAAGCCGCTGGGGCCGCACAAATTCAAAAAAGCCGACGCGCCCCAAGGCCTCAGCGTGGACTTCACCCCCAATCCCGACATCCTGCAGACCCTGGCCGCCGCCCGCGCGCCGCACCAGAAGGTGCTGGGCTTTGCCGCCGAAACCGCGCCGGACATGGCCGCCCTGCTGCCCCTGGCCCGGGCCAAGCTGGCCCGCAAAAAGGCGGATCTGCTGGCCGCCAACCGCGTCAACAGCG is a window encoding:
- the coaBC gene encoding bifunctional phosphopantothenoylcysteine decarboxylase/phosphopantothenate--cysteine ligase CoaBC; translation: MSGLHTPADRLTRLARKRLHLGVCGSVACYRAADLLRAWLALDLHVSATLTPGARQFVAPLLFASLGAAPVYEDMFTPGQEVFAHLEPGQHAHAMVVAPASADALARLAHGAAGDMLAAQALAFDGPLVLAPAMNPRMWAHPATQANAALLRERGAHLVRPDCGGTACGDQGEGRLAPLADIFLAGLRALAPQDMAGKKVLVTLGPTREAWDGVRYWSNPSTGLMGAALAVCAWLRGAAVTALCGPGVDYALPRELTRRNVTSAREMHAAAVELWPGMDLGMFTAAVADFSPKPLGPHKFKKADAPQGLSVDFTPNPDILQTLAAARAPHQKVLGFAAETAPDMAALLPLARAKLARKKADLLAANRVNSADSGFAAPTNSLAVADALGGEAIWPNQSKADAAWDLCTWLLRL